A single region of the Gossypium arboreum isolate Shixiya-1 chromosome 12, ASM2569848v2, whole genome shotgun sequence genome encodes:
- the LOC108479206 gene encoding heat shock 70 kDa protein, mitochondrial, producing the protein MATAALLRSFRRRDIAASPLSAYRCLTNNGKTSAGINWTSFCRAFSSKPAGNDVIGIDLGTTNSCVAVMEGKNPKVIENSEGARTTPSVVAFNQKGELLVGTPAKRQAVTNPTNTVFGTKRLIGRRYEDPQTKKEMGMVPFKIVKAPNGDAWVEANGQQYSPSQIGAFILTKMKETAEAYLGKGVSKAVITVPAYFNDAQRQATKDAGRIAGLDVERIINEPTAAALSYGMNNKEGLIAVFDLGGGTFDISILEISNGVFEVKATNGDTFLGGEDFDNALLDFLVSEFKRTEGIDLSKDRLALQRLREAAEKAKIELSSTSQTEINLPFITADASGAKHLNITLTRSKFESLVNHLIERTKAPCKNCLKDAGISTNDVDEVLLVGGMTRVPKVQEVVSGIFGKSPSKGVNPDEAVAMGAAIQGGILRGDVKELLLLDVTPLSLGIETLGGIFTRLINRNTTIPTKKSQVFSTAADNQTQVGIKVLQGEREMAADNKLLGEFDLVGIPPAPRGMPQIEVTFDIDANGIVTVSAKDKATGKEQQITIRSSGGLSEDEIEKMVKEAELHAQKDQQRKSLIDVKNNADTTIYSVEKSLNEYREKIPSEIAKEIEGAVADLRKATEGEDVDEIKAKIDAANKAVSKIGEHMSGGSGGAQGGSSGGAQGGDQAQEAEYEEVKK; encoded by the exons ATGGCTACGGCAGCTCTGCTCCGTTCATTCCGACGACGTGACATCGCTGCATCTCCTCTCTCTGCCTATAGATGC CTTACTAACAATGGCAAGACCTCCGCGGGAATTAATTGGACAAGCTTTTGTAGAGCTTTCAG TTCAAAACCTGCCGGCAATGATGTCATTGGTATTGATTTGGGTACGACCAACTCCTGTGTTGCTGTCATGGAGGGAAAG AATCCCAAAGTTATTGAGAACTCTGAAGGTGCACGGACAACACCTTCTGTTGTTGCTTTCAACCAAAAGGGAGAGCTACTTGTGGGCACCCCTGCAAAACGTCAGGCTGTgaccaatccaaccaacacagTTTTTGGAACCAAGCGTCTAATCGGTAGAAGATATGAAGATCCTCAGACGAAAAAGGAAATGGGAATGGTTCCTTTCAAGATTGTCAAGGCTCCCAATGGAGATGCGTGGGTTGAAGCAAATGGGCAGCAATATTCTCCTAGTCAAATTGGGGCATTTATTTTGACCAAAATGAAAGAAACTGCAGAGGCTTATCTTGGAAAGGGTGTTTCTAAAGCAGTTATCACTGTTCCAGCTTATTTCAATGATGCTCAGAGGCAAGCAACTAAGGATGCTGGTAGAATTGCAGGCCTTGATGTCGAGAGAATAATCAATGAGCCTACTGCTGCTGCCCTTTCATATGGAATGAACAACAAGGAGGGTCTCATTGCAGTCTTTGATCTTGGTGGCGGTACATTTGATATCTCAATTTTGGAGATTTCAAATGGTGTCTTTGAG GTCAAAGCAACAAATGGTGATACTTTCTTGGGAGGAGAGGATTTTGACAATGCATTGCTGGATTTCTTGGTTAGTGAATTCAAGAGGACTGAGGGAATTGATCTTTCAAAGGATAGGCTCGCACTTCAAAGGCTTCGGGAAGCTGCTGAGAAAGCTAAAATTGAACTCTCATCAACATCGCAGACTGAAATTAATCTTCCATTTATAACAGCTGATGCTTCTGGGGCAAAACACTTGAATATCACATTGACCAGATCAAAGTTTGAATCTTTAGTAAATCACTTGATTGAGAGGACCAAAGCACCTTGTAAGAATTGCTTGAAAGATGCTGGCATTTCCACAAATGATGTTGATGAGGTTCTTCTTGTTGGAGGGATGACACGTGTACCTAAAGTGCAAGAAGTAGTTTCAGGGATCTTTGGGAAGAGTCCAAGCAAAGGAGTCAATCCTGACGAGGCTGTTGCTATGGGGGCAGCAATTCAGGGTGGTATACTTCGTGGGGATGTTAAAGAGTTGCTTCTGCTCGATGTAACTCCTTTGTCACTTGGTATTGAGACACTAGGTGGAATATTCACTAGGCTAATCAACCGGAACACAACCATTCCAACAAAGAAAAGTCAG GTGTTCTCTACTGCAGCTGATAACCAGACTCAAGTAGGTATCAAGGTGCTTCAAGGTGAGCGTGAAATGGCTGCTGACAACAAGCTTTTGGGTGAGTTCGACTTGGTAGGCATTCCCCCTGCTCCTAGAGGTATGCCTCAGATTGAGGTTACATTTGACATTGATGCCAATGGTATTGTCACTGTTTCGGCCAAGGATAAGGCCACCGGTAAAGAACAGCAAATTACGATACGTTCCTCTGGTGGTCTCTCGGAGGATGAGATTGAGAAGATGGTCAAAGAAGCTGAGTTGCATGCGCAGAAGGACCAACAAAGGAAAAGTCTGATTGATGTAAAAAACAATGCAGACACCACTATTTATAGTGTAGAGAAGAGCTTGAATGAGTATAGGGAGAAGATTCCTAGTGAAATTGCAAAAGAAATCGAGGGTGCTGTTGCAGATTTGAGGAAGGCAACGGAAGGAGAGGATGTTGACGAGATCAAGGCCAAGATAGATGCAGCGAATAAAGCTGTCTCAAAGATTGGGGAGCACATGTCTGGTGGTTCTGGTGGTGCCCAAGGAGGTTCTTCTGGAGGTGCTCAAGGTGGTGACCAGGCCCAAGAAGCCGAATACGAGGAGGTGAAAAAGTGA